CGGGCGTGCCTGAGCGGGCCGGTGCGCCGCGCGGTGAACAGCGCCATGCTCTCACCGAGCGTTACCAGATCAGTCATGGAGAACGGTTCCTTTGGGAGTCAGGGAGGGCGGGGCGTGCCTGGTTTCGCCGGGTGTCGTGACGGGCTCATGGAGCCGCCGGATGTGCCCGGCCTCTCCGATGGGAGTCAGGGAGGGCGGGGCGTGCCCGGTTTCGCCGGGTGTCGTGACGGGCTCGCGGAGCCGCCGGATGTGCCCGGCCTCTTCGGTCATCGGGTCGACCCGAGCTTCCTGGAGATGCGCAGGGCCGTCTCGGCCACCAGGGGGCCCAGGTCTCGTACCCGCGTGGCGGTGATCCGGGAGGTGAGGCCGGAGATGGAGATCGCCGAGGTGGCGACGTCGTTGTGGTTGAAGATCGGCGCCGCGACGCAGCGCACCTCGGGCTCGTTCTCCCGGTCGTCGACCGAGTAGCCCCGCTGCCGGATCCGGCCCAGCTCGGCGCGCAGGCGCGCGGCGTCGGTGATGGTGTACCGGGTGACGTGCGGCATCCCGGCGGCCACGATCTCCTCGACGGCCTCCTCCGGCTGCCAGGCGAGGATCGCCTTGCCCACGGCGGTGCGGTAGACGGGGGTGCGGCTGCCGATGCGCGAGGCCATGCGCACGTTGGTCTCGTTCTCGACCTTGTCGATGTAGACCACGTCGGGCGGGTCGTAGACCACGAGGTGGACGGTCTCCCTGGCCTCCGTCATCAGCCGGTGCGACTCCTCGGCGGCCACCGTCCGCAGGTCGAGTGTGGCCAGGTAGGCCTGCCCGAGGTGGAGGGCGCCGCTGCCCAGCCGGTAGGCGCCGCTCCTGCGGTCGCGCTCCAGGAGCCTGGCCTCGATGAGCGGGGCGGCCAGCCGGAGCACCGTGCTCTTGGACAGGCCGAGCGCCTCGGCGAGCCGGGTGAGCGACAGGCCGTGGCCCGCGCCCGCGTGGTCGCGTACGTGCGCGAGGACGGCGAGGGCACGCCGGAGCGAGGCCGACTGGTTGCGTTCCGGAGCGGGCTCACTCATCGCGGCTTCCCATTGTGATCCGGCAATCGAATACCTGGTCAAGGTAGGCGAGTACACCGCCCTCCGGCCACTTTGCAGCACAACGTTCTGCACTGCACAACAAATCGGCGCCCTACTTCCCGTGGCGGGCGAGGCTTCCTAAGGTCTGCCGCCAACGGGAGGAGATGCTTTTGAAGATCCTGAACGTGGCCGTGGCGGGTGTGGCCCTGCTGGCCCTCGCCGCGTGCGCGCCGTCCACCGCCCCGGCCACGGGTGGTGGCGACGAGAAGTCCGGGACCCTGAGGGTCTGGCTCTTCGACGAGCCCAACCGCGCTCCCAAGGAGAAGGTCGTGGGGGAGGCGATCAAGGAGTTCACCGCGGCCAACGCGGGGGTGAAGGTCGAGGTCACCTACATCCCGACGACACCCGCGAGACACGAGAGATTCAAGGGCGCCTTCAACGACCCGGCCAGCGCTCCCGACGTCGCCGAGTACGGCAACACCGACCTGGCCGAGTACGCCGCCGCGGGCGGTTTCGCCGACCTGAGCGCCGACTTCGCGAGCTGGCCGGACGCCAAGGACGTCGGCACCGACCTGCTCGGGTCCGCGACCGTGGACGGCAAGGTCTACGGCCTGCCGTGGTACATCGGCATCCGGGCCCTCTACTACCGCACCGACGTCTTCGAGGAACTCGACCTCAAGCCGCCCACGACGGTCAAGGCCCTGACCGAGGCCGCTCGCGCGATCCGCAAGGAGAAGCCCGACCTGTACGGCGTCGCCGTCGGCGGCGAGTACACCTTCGGCGCGCTCCCCTTCGTCTGGGACGCCGGGGGTGACGTCGAGAGCCTCGACAGCGCGGCCTCCCGCAAGGGAGTGAAGGCCTACACCGACCTGCTCGCCGACGACAACTGCCCGCCGCAGGCGTGCGCGAGCCTCACCGGTGGCAAGACCGTCGAGCTGTTCGCCAGTGGCAAGGCCGCGATGGGCATCCTGGGCAACTTCAGCAGGTCCGCGGTGGACGCGGGGGCCGCCGCGGGCAAGTACGCCGTCGTACCGCTGCCGGGCACCGAGGAGGGCTCGATCGCCCCGGCCTTCTCCGGCGGCAACAACCTCGGCGTCATGAAGAACAGCGGGCACCGCTCGCTGGCGTTCAAGTTCCTGCAGCTGCTGGGCGGCAAGGCGTACCAGACCAAGATGTACGAGGCCATGGGCAACCTGCCCACGCTGACCTCCGCGCGGGACGAGATCGCGGCCTCGGACCCCTTCATCAAGCCGTTCCTGGAGACCGTCGCGGCGGGCACCCGCTTCGTGCCGATCGATCCGGCCTGGGTGAAGATCGACAACCAGAAGGTCATCCCGACCATGCTGCAGAAGATCGCCACCGGGCAGTCCACCGTCGAGCAGGCGACCGAGGAGGCCGCCACGGCGGTGAAGGCGGCGTTCGGCCGGTCATGAGCAGTGCCACCACGGTCCCGGTCGTGACCGGCGCCGCCATGGTTCTGGCTATGACCGGCGCCGCCACGGTCCCGGTCATGACCGGCGCCGCCATGGTTATGGTCATGACGGGCGCCGCCACGGTCCCGGCGGGCCCGGAAACATGATCACCAACGTGGTGATCCCGCCGGGCCCGGAGACGCGGTCATGACCACCACCGCTACCGCCGGCACGGCGGCGGGCCCCGAGGCCGGGGCCCGCCGGGCGGCGCCGCGCCCGGGGCGCGGGCTCAGGCCGTGGCTCTATCTGCTGCCCTCCGCGGCCGTGCTGCTGCCGCTCTTCGGCTACCCGATCTACACGCTCGGCCTGCTGTCGGTGTTCGACTACCGCCAGGCCCAGGTCAGCGGGGGAGAGCCGACGAGGTTCATCGGCTTCGAGAACTACGCGACGCTCCTGGGCGACCAGCGCTTCTGGTCGGTGCTGGCGCAGACCGTGGTGTTCGCCGCGGCCCTGGTGGTCGCGACCCTGGCCGTCGGCGCGACCCTGGCCGTCGTGCTCACCAGGGCGGGCCGGGTGCCCCGGCTGCTGCTGTCGCTGGCGGCGATGGCCGCCTGGGCCGCGCCCGCCATGACCGGCTCGACGGTCTGGATGTTCCTCTTCGACGCCGACCTGGGCCTGGTCAACCAGGTCCTCGGCATCGAGGG
This region of Streptosporangium sp. NBC_01495 genomic DNA includes:
- a CDS encoding IclR family transcriptional regulator → MSEPAPERNQSASLRRALAVLAHVRDHAGAGHGLSLTRLAEALGLSKSTVLRLAAPLIEARLLERDRRSGAYRLGSGALHLGQAYLATLDLRTVAAEESHRLMTEARETVHLVVYDPPDVVYIDKVENETNVRMASRIGSRTPVYRTAVGKAILAWQPEEAVEEIVAAGMPHVTRYTITDAARLRAELGRIRQRGYSVDDRENEPEVRCVAAPIFNHNDVATSAISISGLTSRITATRVRDLGPLVAETALRISRKLGSTR
- a CDS encoding extracellular solute-binding protein; translated protein: MLLKILNVAVAGVALLALAACAPSTAPATGGGDEKSGTLRVWLFDEPNRAPKEKVVGEAIKEFTAANAGVKVEVTYIPTTPARHERFKGAFNDPASAPDVAEYGNTDLAEYAAAGGFADLSADFASWPDAKDVGTDLLGSATVDGKVYGLPWYIGIRALYYRTDVFEELDLKPPTTVKALTEAARAIRKEKPDLYGVAVGGEYTFGALPFVWDAGGDVESLDSAASRKGVKAYTDLLADDNCPPQACASLTGGKTVELFASGKAAMGILGNFSRSAVDAGAAAGKYAVVPLPGTEEGSIAPAFSGGNNLGVMKNSGHRSLAFKFLQLLGGKAYQTKMYEAMGNLPTLTSARDEIAASDPFIKPFLETVAAGTRFVPIDPAWVKIDNQKVIPTMLQKIATGQSTVEQATEEAATAVKAAFGRS
- a CDS encoding carbohydrate ABC transporter permease, coding for MTTTATAGTAAGPEAGARRAAPRPGRGLRPWLYLLPSAAVLLPLFGYPIYTLGLLSVFDYRQAQVSGGEPTRFIGFENYATLLGDQRFWSVLAQTVVFAAALVVATLAVGATLAVVLTRAGRVPRLLLSLAAMAAWAAPAMTGSTVWMFLFDADLGLVNQVLGIEGYNWFYDKWVTFGIVGATVVWHSFPFVMVTLYAGIQAVPVSVLEAASLDGASAWSSFWRIIVPMLRPLITIVVIQSIIWDFKIFTQIYVMTNGGGIAGQNSVLNVYAYQTAFGSSEYGLGAAIGVVMTLILLAVTLFYIRALYRTGERL